From Pontibacter actiniarum, a single genomic window includes:
- a CDS encoding L-threonylcarbamoyladenylate synthase: protein MSQLVKEIQAAEEELLLGNVILYPTDTVWGIGCDAENMQAVRKIFKIKEREESKAMILLVADQEMLQRYVQQLPEGFGQLLERQERPTTYVFPNPQNLPQEVLAEDGTVAIRLTNDEFCHRLIRQVNRPIVSTSANVSGQASPKTFSDVSDTIKKRVDFVVNWRQDDDMATTPSRIVRIRPDGSQEVLRD from the coding sequence ATGAGCCAGTTAGTAAAGGAAATACAGGCAGCTGAAGAGGAACTGCTGCTCGGAAACGTTATCCTGTATCCCACAGATACAGTTTGGGGCATCGGCTGTGATGCGGAGAACATGCAGGCCGTTCGTAAGATCTTTAAGATAAAGGAGCGGGAGGAGTCGAAAGCCATGATTTTGCTGGTAGCCGACCAGGAGATGCTGCAGCGCTACGTGCAGCAGCTGCCAGAGGGCTTTGGCCAGCTGCTGGAGCGGCAGGAAAGGCCCACCACCTATGTTTTCCCGAACCCACAGAACCTGCCTCAAGAGGTGCTGGCGGAGGACGGCACCGTAGCCATTCGCCTAACCAACGATGAGTTCTGCCATCGCCTTATCCGGCAGGTTAACAGGCCCATTGTTTCCACCTCTGCCAACGTTAGCGGGCAAGCGTCGCCGAAAACCTTCTCGGACGTAAGCGATACGATAAAAAAGCGGGTAGACTTTGTGGTAAACTGGCGCCAGGACGATGACATGGCCACCACGCCGTCGCGTATTGTGCGCATCAGGCCGGACGGAAGCCAGGAGGTCCTGCGCGACTAA
- the iscU gene encoding Fe-S cluster assembly scaffold IscU: MAYSDKVIDHYTNPRNVGTLDKAKNNVGTGLVGAPECGDVMRLQIEVDENQVITDAKFKTFGCGSAIASSSLATEWLKGKTVDEALAIDNMAIVEELALPPVKIHCSVLAEDAIKTAINDYRVKNGLPELEMPKSHH; this comes from the coding sequence ATGGCTTATTCAGATAAAGTAATCGACCATTACACTAACCCGCGTAACGTGGGTACACTAGATAAAGCAAAAAACAATGTTGGTACCGGCCTTGTTGGTGCCCCTGAGTGCGGCGACGTAATGCGCCTGCAAATTGAAGTAGACGAAAACCAGGTTATCACTGACGCCAAGTTCAAAACTTTCGGTTGTGGTTCTGCCATTGCCTCTTCTTCTCTGGCGACAGAGTGGCTGAAGGGAAAAACGGTAGACGAGGCGCTTGCCATCGACAACATGGCGATTGTGGAAGAGCTGGCCCTGCCGCCGGTTAAAATCCACTGCTCTGTACTTGCCGAAGATGCTATTAAAACAGCCATCAACGACTACAGAGTAAAGAACGGCCTCCCAGAGCTGGAGATGCCTAAGTCTCACCACTAA
- a CDS encoding CCA tRNA nucleotidyltransferase codes for MDNVTLPEHPIFNVVAEAAAELGVDAYVIGGFVRDLVLKRPSKDIDVVCVGDGIALASQVALKLPHRPKVSIFKNFGTAMLRAGEWEVEFVGARKESYREHSRKPEVEQGTLDDDLHRRDFTINALGISLNKENYGTLIDAFDGVKDMRRQIIRTPLEPGITFSDDPLRMMRAIRFASQLGFDIDPDTFDAIIDNKERIKIVSQERITDELNKIILSPTPSYGFKLLFASGLLHLIFPKMVELQGVETINGNSHKDNFYHTLQVLDNVAQVSDDLWLRWAAIMHDIAKPDTKRFSPKVGWTFHGHEDRGARMVPKLFRDLKLPLNEHMKFVQKLVRLHLRPIALVKETVTDSAIRRLLFEAGDDIDALMKLCRADITSKNDNKVKRYLQNFDKVEKRLVEVEESDKLRNFQPVITGEVIMETFGLKPSKTVGDLKEVLTEAILEGKVKNEYDEAFTFLLARGEEMGLRQGHSSNNNE; via the coding sequence ATGGACAACGTGACTTTACCCGAACACCCGATATTTAATGTTGTAGCCGAGGCAGCTGCTGAGCTAGGCGTGGATGCCTACGTCATTGGCGGCTTTGTGCGAGACCTAGTGCTGAAGCGGCCTTCGAAGGACATTGATGTGGTGTGTGTGGGCGACGGTATTGCGTTGGCGTCGCAGGTGGCCCTGAAGCTGCCGCACCGGCCAAAGGTGTCCATCTTCAAAAATTTCGGCACCGCCATGCTGCGGGCAGGCGAGTGGGAGGTAGAGTTTGTGGGGGCCCGCAAGGAGTCGTACCGGGAACACTCGCGCAAGCCGGAAGTAGAGCAGGGCACGCTGGACGATGACCTGCACCGGCGCGACTTTACCATCAACGCCCTGGGCATTAGCCTCAATAAAGAGAACTACGGCACACTGATAGATGCCTTTGACGGTGTGAAGGACATGCGCCGCCAGATTATCCGCACTCCCCTGGAGCCGGGTATCACCTTTTCCGATGATCCGCTGCGCATGATGCGCGCCATCCGCTTCGCCTCCCAACTAGGGTTCGATATTGACCCGGACACGTTTGATGCCATCATCGACAACAAGGAGCGCATCAAGATCGTGTCGCAGGAGCGGATCACTGACGAGCTGAACAAGATTATTCTTTCGCCCACCCCGAGCTACGGCTTCAAACTTCTGTTTGCCTCCGGGCTGCTGCACCTGATCTTCCCGAAAATGGTGGAGCTGCAGGGCGTGGAGACGATCAACGGCAACTCGCATAAGGATAACTTCTACCACACGCTGCAGGTGCTCGACAATGTGGCGCAGGTATCGGATGACCTGTGGCTGCGCTGGGCGGCCATTATGCACGACATTGCCAAACCCGACACCAAGCGCTTCTCCCCTAAAGTAGGCTGGACTTTCCACGGGCACGAAGACCGCGGCGCCCGTATGGTGCCCAAGCTGTTCCGCGACCTGAAGCTGCCCCTGAACGAGCACATGAAGTTCGTGCAGAAACTCGTGCGCCTGCACTTGCGGCCCATTGCGCTGGTAAAAGAGACAGTAACGGACTCTGCCATCAGAAGGCTGCTGTTTGAGGCCGGGGACGACATTGATGCCCTTATGAAGCTCTGCCGCGCCGACATCACCTCCAAAAACGACAACAAGGTAAAACGCTACTTGCAAAACTTCGACAAGGTGGAGAAGCGCCTGGTGGAGGTGGAGGAGAGCGACAAACTGCGCAACTTCCAGCCTGTGATCACGGGCGAGGTGATTATGGAAACTTTCGGGCTGAAGCCTTCTAAAACGGTGGGTGACCTGAAAGAAGTACTGACGGAGGCGATACTTGAGGGCAAGGTGAAGAATGAGTATGACGAAGCCTTCACCTTCCTCTTGGCCAGAGGAGAGGAGATGGGGCTTCGCCAAGGTCACTCATCAAACAACAACGAATAA
- a CDS encoding serine hydrolase domain-containing protein, whose product MKMVTTLILLATLLLGCSQPQDIGAYLTELHEGGKLNGNVLVMQNDTVLYESSFGYADGGRKHLLTPAHRFALGSIQKEFPGVAIMQLNERGLLSLEDSLSHFLPHLPWWADKISVRNLLQYSSGLPHVDWEARFEKGVARQTEILQDLSKLEELEFEPGTDYLYSNYNPLLLQSIVESLSGMPFKAYVEQNILLPFELDGIVIKEEYPYKNTELMAIPFDEDFKVDDYQVELMTVCSSARGMYTWFSRLDDYKIITKESMRQLSEEAMEGDNIQAPLGRCDWEDGDIKLHLHHGNSKNYESLVRHYKKDGLVVVLLTNQEHENLHDIADNIYALAQRKGAK is encoded by the coding sequence ATGAAAATGGTAACTACCTTAATTCTATTGGCCACCCTCTTGCTGGGCTGTAGTCAGCCACAGGATATTGGCGCTTACCTGACAGAGCTACACGAAGGCGGAAAGCTGAACGGGAACGTTTTGGTCATGCAGAACGACACGGTGCTTTACGAGAGCTCTTTTGGCTATGCAGATGGCGGAAGAAAGCACCTGCTAACGCCCGCGCACCGCTTTGCTTTAGGCTCTATCCAAAAGGAGTTTCCAGGCGTCGCGATTATGCAGCTCAACGAAAGAGGGCTTCTTTCGCTCGAAGACAGCCTGTCTCACTTCTTGCCTCACCTCCCTTGGTGGGCAGATAAAATCAGCGTCAGAAACCTGCTGCAGTACTCCAGCGGGCTGCCCCACGTGGACTGGGAGGCCCGTTTTGAAAAGGGAGTAGCCAGGCAAACAGAGATTTTACAGGATCTGTCAAAGCTAGAGGAGCTAGAGTTTGAGCCCGGAACCGACTATCTGTACTCCAACTACAACCCTCTGTTGTTACAGAGTATTGTAGAAAGCCTGTCGGGAATGCCTTTCAAAGCTTATGTGGAGCAGAACATACTCCTTCCTTTTGAACTTGACGGGATCGTGATCAAGGAGGAGTATCCCTACAAAAACACAGAGTTAATGGCGATTCCATTTGATGAGGACTTCAAAGTGGATGACTACCAGGTGGAGTTGATGACCGTTTGTTCCTCGGCCAGAGGCATGTATACTTGGTTTAGCAGGCTCGACGACTACAAGATCATCACAAAAGAGTCGATGAGGCAACTCTCCGAGGAAGCCATGGAAGGCGATAACATTCAGGCGCCTCTGGGACGGTGCGACTGGGAGGACGGTGACATCAAACTACATTTGCACCACGGCAACTCTAAAAATTACGAGTCCTTGGTACGTCATTACAAGAAGGATGGGCTTGTAGTTGTCCTGCTAACGAATCAGGAGCATGAGAACCTCCATGATATCGCTGATAACATCTATGCGTTAGCACAAAGAAAGGGAGCAAAGTAA
- the mce gene encoding methylmalonyl-CoA epimerase, whose protein sequence is MKNVEHIGIAVKNFSEANALYHKLLGVEPYKTEHVASEGVNTSFFKVGGTKIELLEGVNPESAISKFIEKRGEGIHHIAFEVEDILAEMERLKGEGFTLLNEQPKKGADNKLVCFVHPKSANGVLIELTQEIR, encoded by the coding sequence ATGAAAAACGTAGAACATATTGGGATTGCTGTGAAGAACTTCAGCGAAGCAAACGCGCTTTACCATAAACTACTGGGCGTGGAGCCCTACAAAACAGAGCATGTGGCCTCAGAGGGGGTGAACACTTCTTTTTTTAAAGTAGGGGGGACGAAGATTGAGCTGCTGGAGGGGGTAAACCCTGAGAGCGCCATCAGCAAGTTTATTGAGAAGCGCGGCGAGGGCATTCATCATATTGCCTTTGAGGTAGAAGACATACTGGCCGAGATGGAGCGCCTGAAAGGGGAGGGCTTTACGCTGCTGAACGAGCAGCCCAAGAAGGGCGCAGACAACAAGCTTGTTTGCTTTGTGCACCCCAAGAGCGCGAACGGTGTGCTGATTGAGCTAACCCAGGAAATACGCTAG
- a CDS encoding HesB/IscA family protein yields the protein MITVSDKAKEKVIKLKQDAQLDDSYRLRASVAGGGCSGLSYNLDFDDEVKPMDQEFEDKGVKVVVDMKSFLYLAGTELDFSDGLNGKGFFFNNPNASRTCGCGDSFSV from the coding sequence ATGATCACAGTTTCAGACAAAGCAAAAGAGAAGGTAATAAAGCTGAAGCAGGATGCCCAGCTCGATGACTCATACCGCTTGCGTGCATCTGTTGCGGGTGGTGGCTGCTCCGGTCTTTCCTACAACCTCGACTTTGACGACGAGGTAAAACCGATGGACCAGGAGTTTGAGGACAAAGGCGTAAAGGTGGTCGTAGACATGAAGAGCTTCCTGTACCTGGCAGGCACAGAACTGGATTTCTCTGATGGCCTGAACGGAAAGGGCTTCTTCTTTAACAACCCCAATGCCTCCCGCACCTGCGGCTGCGGCGACAGCTTCTCTGTTTAA
- a CDS encoding IscS subfamily cysteine desulfurase, protein MLTLPIYLDNNATTPLDPRVLEAMMPYMTNMFGNAASRNHAFGWQAEEAVDYARDQIASLINCSPKEIIFTSGATESDNLAIKGVFEMYASKGNHIITATTEHKAVLDTCKHIEKIGGKVTYLQVNDKGLIDLKELEEAITDKTILISIMFANNEIGVIQPVREISAIAKKHGILFFTDATQAVGKIPVDVEADGIDLMAFSAHKMYGPKGVGALYVRRKNPRVKVTAQMDGGGHERGMRSGTLNVPGIVGLGKAAEIAKQDMESDTKRIAAMRDRLERELTTIEESYINGSTEHRLPHVSNISFKYVEGEGLMMGVKDLAVSSGSACTSASLEPSYVLKALGLSDDLAHSSLRFGLSRFTTDEEIDFAIGHVKEAVAKLRDLSPLWEMFKEGIDLNSIEWAEH, encoded by the coding sequence ATGCTAACATTACCGATATACCTGGATAACAACGCTACTACGCCACTTGACCCACGTGTGTTGGAGGCCATGATGCCTTACATGACAAACATGTTCGGTAACGCTGCCTCCCGTAACCACGCTTTTGGCTGGCAGGCCGAAGAGGCCGTTGATTATGCCCGCGACCAGATCGCATCGCTGATCAATTGTTCTCCAAAGGAAATCATTTTCACCTCAGGCGCTACAGAATCCGACAACCTGGCTATCAAAGGTGTGTTCGAGATGTATGCTTCCAAAGGTAACCACATTATCACGGCTACAACCGAGCACAAAGCTGTACTGGATACCTGCAAGCACATCGAAAAGATCGGCGGCAAGGTAACCTACCTGCAGGTAAACGACAAAGGTCTTATTGACCTGAAAGAGCTGGAAGAGGCTATCACGGATAAGACCATCCTCATCTCTATTATGTTTGCCAACAACGAGATCGGCGTTATCCAACCGGTTCGTGAAATCTCTGCGATCGCTAAAAAGCACGGTATCCTGTTCTTTACGGATGCAACGCAGGCAGTAGGCAAGATTCCTGTGGACGTTGAAGCAGACGGCATCGACCTGATGGCTTTCTCTGCCCACAAAATGTACGGCCCGAAAGGTGTTGGAGCCCTGTACGTGCGCCGCAAGAACCCACGTGTAAAGGTAACGGCCCAGATGGACGGCGGCGGACACGAGCGCGGCATGCGTTCGGGCACACTGAACGTACCGGGTATTGTTGGCTTAGGCAAAGCGGCCGAGATTGCGAAACAAGACATGGAGTCTGATACCAAGCGTATCGCCGCCATGCGCGACAGACTGGAGCGTGAACTGACAACAATTGAGGAGTCATACATCAACGGATCTACGGAGCACCGCCTGCCACACGTTTCTAACATCTCCTTTAAGTATGTAGAAGGCGAAGGTCTGATGATGGGCGTGAAAGACCTGGCGGTATCGTCTGGCTCTGCCTGTACGTCGGCTTCCCTGGAGCCGTCTTATGTACTGAAGGCCCTGGGCCTAAGCGATGACCTGGCACACTCCTCCCTGCGTTTCGGCCTGAGCCGCTTCACGACGGACGAGGAGATTGACTTCGCTATCGGCCACGTGAAAGAGGCTGTGGCCAAACTTCGCGACCTTTCTCCGCTGTGGGAAATGTTCAAGGAAGGCATCGACCTTAACTCTATTGAGTGGGCAGAACACTAA